Proteins encoded within one genomic window of Eleutherodactylus coqui strain aEleCoq1 chromosome 1, aEleCoq1.hap1, whole genome shotgun sequence:
- the AAMDC gene encoding mth938 domain-containing protein: MTSPEISKIAWGSMKVAGQAYKDCKVWPGGSRTWDWRETGTDHHPGVQPADVDEVLKKGVKTLVIGRGMSEALQVPTSTLNYIRSQGIDVLVFQTEKAVQEYNSLAAQGAKVGGVFHSTC; the protein is encoded by the exons ATGACTTCTCCAGAAATCTCCAAGATCGCCTGGGGCAGCATGAAGGTTGCAGGTCAGGCCTATAAGGACTGCAAGGTCTGGCCTGGAGGAAGCCGGACCTGGGACTGGCGAGAGACTGGAACTGAT CACCATCCAGGGGTCCAGCCGGCGGATGTTGATGAGGTGTTAAAAAAGGGAGTGAAGACGCTGGTCATCGGCCGTGGTATGAGTGAAGCTCTGCAG GTCCCCACATCCACCCTGAACTACATCCGCTCGCAAGGCATTGATGTACTCGTCTTCCAGACCGAGAAGGCCGTGCAGGAATATAACAGCCTTGCCGCACAAGGAGCCAAAGTTGGAGGAGTGTTTCACTCCACCTGCTAA